From the Argonema galeatum A003/A1 genome, one window contains:
- a CDS encoding type ISP restriction/modification enzyme produces MKKAQIYYARMDEFWRKEEKLDNLEKLGHIGNVEWQEIKPDKNYNWLTEGLEDEFETFVELGSKETKSAKGDVTDCLFKIYSRGVATCRDVWAYNFKFDKISSSIQIIINNYNDQVIKWTHRKDRSVKVDEFVSYDDTQISWSRDLKLDLQREKLAEFSEAKIRTSLYRPFTRSFLFFDRTLNEEVYVFPSIFPNPETEAENLVICLSSVGNTKPFHCLIVRYIPDLHLTGDSQCFPFYTYDEDGTNRKENITDWALEQYRTHYQDTTITKWDIFHYTYSLLHHPDYRERYAANLKRELPRIPFAPEFHPFATAGKRLAEIHINYEQQPEYRLKHIENKDLPIDWRVEKMRLSKDKSQLKYNDFLTLADIPPEVFEYRLGNRSALDWIIDQYQVSTDNRSGITNDPNRLDDEEYIVRLIKQVITVSLETVKIVKGLPDLGLPKD; encoded by the coding sequence ATGAAAAAAGCACAAATCTACTATGCTCGAATGGATGAGTTTTGGCGGAAAGAAGAAAAGTTAGATAATTTAGAAAAACTTGGGCATATTGGCAATGTGGAATGGCAAGAGATTAAGCCTGATAAAAATTATAATTGGTTAACTGAAGGTTTAGAAGATGAGTTTGAGACGTTTGTTGAATTAGGAAGTAAGGAAACAAAATCAGCCAAGGGAGATGTAACTGATTGTTTGTTTAAAATCTACAGTCGGGGGGTAGCAACTTGCCGGGATGTTTGGGCATATAATTTTAAATTTGATAAAATTTCATCAAGCATTCAAATAATAATTAATAATTACAACGACCAAGTAATTAAATGGACTCATAGAAAAGATCGCTCAGTTAAAGTTGATGAATTTGTGAGCTATGATGATACGCAAATAAGTTGGAGTCGAGATTTAAAACTAGATTTACAAAGAGAAAAATTAGCCGAGTTTTCCGAAGCCAAAATCAGAACTTCTCTATATCGTCCTTTTACTCGTTCATTTTTGTTTTTTGACAGAACTTTAAACGAAGAAGTTTATGTATTTCCTTCTATATTTCCCAATCCAGAAACGGAAGCAGAAAATTTAGTTATTTGTTTGAGTAGTGTAGGTAATACTAAACCATTTCATTGTTTAATCGTTAGGTATATTCCTGACTTACATTTAACAGGTGACTCTCAATGTTTCCCCTTCTACACCTACGATGAAGACGGAACAAATCGCAAAGAAAACATCACTGATTGGGCATTAGAACAATATCGCACCCATTACCAAGATACCACAATTACCAAATGGGATATCTTTCATTACACATACTCACTTCTGCATCATCCCGACTACCGAGAACGCTACGCCGCCAACCTAAAACGAGAACTTCCCCGCATACCCTTCGCGCCAGAATTTCATCCTTTCGCAACAGCAGGAAAACGACTAGCAGAAATTCATATTAACTACGAACAACAGCCCGAATATCGCCTAAAACATATCGAAAATAAAGACTTACCAATTGATTGGCGCGTGGAAAAAATGCGCCTTTCTAAAGATAAAAGCCAACTCAAATATAACGACTTTCTCACCTTAGCAGATATTCCGCCAGAAGTATTTGAATATCGCTTAGGCAACCGTTCTGCTTTAGATTGGATAATTGACCAATATCAGGTTAGCACAGATAACCGTAGTGGTATTACAAATGATCCCAATCGACTTGATGATGAAGAATATATTGTGCGATTAATTAAACAGGTGATTACGGTTAGTTTAGAAACCGTTAAAATTGTCAAAGGTTTGCCAGATTTAGGATTACCGAAAGATTGA
- a CDS encoding DUF5615 family PIN-like protein: MKFLIDNALSPIIATGLQQAGFDSVHVRDYGMHASEDIEIFELAAKENRTVVSSVEY; encoded by the coding sequence ATGAAATTTTTGATTGATAACGCTTTATCTCCAATAATCGCAACTGGATTGCAACAAGCGGGTTTTGATTCCGTTCATGTTCGTGACTATGGAATGCACGCATCTGAAGATATCGAAATTTTTGAACTCGCTGCTAAAGAAAATCGCACAGTTGTTTCATCTGTTGAATATTAA
- a CDS encoding type II toxin-antitoxin system RelE family toxin — protein MELTFSKNSIKFLKKLSAKDAERIRNKICYLLDSLEQSGLVPLGEFDIKTLEGEWQGFLRMRVGKMRIIFTIDTERNELQIYDIGFRGDIYNN, from the coding sequence ATGGAACTAACATTCAGTAAAAATTCGATTAAGTTTCTCAAAAAGCTTTCAGCTAAAGATGCAGAAAGAATTCGTAATAAAATTTGCTATTTGCTTGACTCACTTGAACAATCTGGTTTAGTACCATTAGGAGAGTTTGACATCAAAACATTAGAGGGAGAATGGCAAGGTTTTTTGAGAATGCGAGTTGGCAAAATGAGAATCATTTTTACAATCGATACCGAACGAAATGAACTCCAAATTTATGATATAGGATTTAGAGGAGATATTTACAATAATTGA
- a CDS encoding AAA-like domain-containing protein: protein MKTESYGNGLSHPYKYQVGGSLPPDAPTYVKRQADRDFYEGVKAGEFCYVLNSRQMGKSSLQLRTMQRLISDGIACAAIDLSEIGNWDVTQNQWYAGVVYSLVNSFDLFDKIELRSWWREREFLSPIQRLSQFLDEVLLVEVSQPIAIFIDEIDSILRLSFPTDDFFAFIRYCYNKRAENPEYNRLTFALLGVTTPSDLIQDKNRTPFNIGRAIQLNGFQLDEAQPLAKGLAEKIANPHIVLNEVLAWTGGQPFLTQKICKLILEQAEEQKSNPPLFPPLWTGGDEGGGSELPKSHLSPPQWTGGDEGGGSQLPKSKIADVAQLTRSHIIDNWEATDEPKHLKTIRDRLLRNEQHTGRLLGLYQQILQQGEISADNSSEQTELLLSGLVVKRQGKLTAANRIYASIFNQNWVETVLANLRPYAESLTAWLASNCQDESRLLRGKALQDALEWAAEQSLSDRDYQFLTASQELDRKQVEIALKAEKQANQILAEAQQKADRTIKRGIAVLGVISALTAATIFHAATSIKAEWEGLKLESKGMNSLRLFETQGGEEIKALVSAMQAGQDLKKMVGKHSTLQKYPAISPLLALQTILDKIHERNQLKGHQGQIWSVSFSHDGKRIATTGNDNTVRLWNRSGKLLSTFKTNQGEVKTVSFSTEKKTNPKSAFPGRSLGTSQNSKMLDRYRITTVGADGKIRVWNQFGKPLNSPFKGHKGQIRNMSLSLDAKRIAIADSEGTVRIWNQFGQQLAHFNSTRGEIRSMSFSPDAQRIATAGADGTVRLWNQSGKQLNQFKSNPGGVWSLSFSPDGQRIATTGADGTVRIWKQFGQQLTQFNTNQDRVWSVNFSPDGQRIATTGADGTVRLWNQFGQQLDKFNSHQGEVLSVSFSPNGHSRDGQRIATAGDDGTVKLADLWDLQVSRSVSRGQQLLLKDREFWRVSFSPNGKHIATAYSNGMVRLWNESGQELISAFKAHKNLVLSVSFSRDGQYLATSGDNGIVRIWNQSGQLLTEFKSKQAQVRSISFHPDGKRIATAGDDGTVRLWNQSGKPLDLIFKAHQSRVWSISWSPDGQRIVTAGDDSTVKIWNPNGEILTQFNTEQGEVRSMSFSPDGQRLATAGLDGTVKLWVRFDKPSGQLLLAQFKAQTGDIFSVSFSADGKSLATAGSDSTVRIWRVEELDELLNRGCEWLKDYLATHQDVREQLKVCK from the coding sequence ATGAAAACAGAGAGTTACGGCAACGGACTTTCTCATCCTTATAAATATCAAGTTGGCGGAAGTCTACCACCTGATGCTCCCACTTATGTGAAGCGACAAGCCGATCGCGATTTTTATGAAGGAGTGAAAGCTGGGGAATTTTGCTATGTACTTAATTCCCGACAAATGGGAAAGTCCAGCTTGCAGCTGCGAACTATGCAAAGGTTAATTTCAGATGGAATTGCCTGTGCGGCGATCGATCTTTCAGAGATTGGTAACTGGGATGTCACCCAAAACCAGTGGTATGCAGGTGTTGTTTATTCCTTAGTAAATAGTTTCGATCTGTTTGACAAAATAGAATTAAGGAGTTGGTGGCGCGAGCGGGAGTTTCTCTCCCCCATACAAAGGTTGAGTCAGTTTCTTGACGAAGTGTTGCTGGTTGAAGTCAGCCAACCTATTGCTATCTTTATTGATGAAATAGATAGCATTCTCAGACTTAGCTTTCCGACAGATGATTTTTTTGCATTCATCCGCTACTGCTACAACAAACGAGCCGAAAACCCAGAATACAATCGTCTCACTTTTGCGCTTTTGGGAGTGACAACCCCATCCGATTTAATCCAAGACAAAAATCGCACGCCTTTTAACATTGGCAGAGCAATTCAACTTAATGGCTTTCAATTAGATGAGGCTCAGCCTCTAGCTAAAGGGTTGGCAGAAAAAATCGCCAATCCCCATATCGTGCTGAATGAAGTGTTAGCCTGGACTGGTGGACAACCGTTTCTCACCCAGAAGATTTGTAAGCTCATTCTTGAACAAGCAGAGGAGCAAAAAAGCAACCCTCCCCTCTTTCCCCCCCTGTGGACGGGGGGGGACGAAGGGGGGGGTTCCGAATTACCAAAATCCCACCTCTCTCCCCCCCAGTGGACGGGGGGGGACGAAGGGGGGGGTTCCCAATTACCAAAATCCAAAATCGCCGATGTCGCGCAGCTAACGCGATCGCACATCATCGACAACTGGGAAGCGACTGATGAGCCAAAGCACCTCAAGACAATACGCGATCGCCTCTTAAGAAATGAGCAACACACAGGCAGATTGTTAGGACTATACCAACAAATTTTACAACAAGGCGAAATATCAGCAGATAACAGTTCAGAACAAACAGAATTACTCTTATCGGGATTAGTAGTCAAACGGCAAGGAAAATTAACAGCAGCCAACCGCATTTATGCCTCCATCTTTAACCAAAATTGGGTCGAAACCGTATTAGCAAATCTGCGACCTTATGCAGAATCATTAACAGCCTGGTTAGCCTCCAATTGCCAAGACGAATCCCGACTTTTGCGCGGCAAAGCCTTACAAGATGCCTTAGAATGGGCAGCAGAGCAAAGCTTGAGCGATCGCGATTATCAATTCTTGACAGCCAGTCAAGAATTAGACCGAAAACAAGTTGAAATCGCCTTAAAAGCCGAAAAACAGGCAAATCAAATATTAGCTGAAGCTCAACAAAAAGCCGATCGCACAATCAAAAGAGGCATTGCCGTTTTGGGCGTAATTTCCGCCCTCACAGCAGCAACTATTTTCCACGCCGCTACAAGCATAAAAGCCGAATGGGAAGGACTGAAACTAGAATCGAAAGGCATGAACTCCTTAAGATTATTTGAAACTCAAGGAGGCGAAGAAATCAAAGCTTTAGTCTCAGCCATGCAGGCGGGACAAGATTTGAAAAAAATGGTGGGAAAACATAGCACTTTGCAAAAATATCCAGCCATCAGTCCGTTATTAGCATTACAAACAATCCTCGATAAAATCCACGAGCGCAATCAACTAAAAGGTCATCAAGGCCAAATTTGGAGCGTAAGTTTTAGCCACGATGGCAAGCGCATTGCCACTACAGGAAACGACAACACTGTGCGTCTTTGGAATCGCTCCGGCAAACTGTTATCTACATTCAAAACCAATCAAGGTGAAGTCAAAACAGTAAGTTTTAGTACTGAAAAAAAGACCAATCCAAAATCCGCATTCCCAGGCAGGAGCCTGGGAACGAGCCAAAATTCAAAAATGCTTGACCGATATCGCATTACCACAGTAGGAGCAGATGGAAAAATTCGAGTTTGGAACCAGTTTGGAAAACCATTAAATTCTCCATTTAAAGGTCATAAAGGTCAAATTAGAAATATGAGTTTGAGCTTGGATGCAAAGCGGATTGCGATCGCAGATTCTGAGGGTACAGTGCGAATTTGGAACCAATTCGGACAGCAATTAGCTCACTTTAATAGCACGCGGGGTGAGATTAGAAGTATGAGTTTTAGCCCTGATGCACAGCGCATTGCCACAGCAGGCGCAGATGGCACGGTACGACTTTGGAACCAGTCTGGGAAACAGTTAAATCAATTTAAAAGTAACCCCGGTGGAGTTTGGAGTCTAAGTTTTAGTCCTGATGGACAGCGCATTGCCACCACTGGTGCAGATGGGACGGTGCGAATTTGGAAACAATTCGGCCAGCAATTGACTCAATTCAACACTAATCAAGACAGAGTTTGGAGCGTAAATTTCAGTCCTGATGGACAGCGCATTGCCACAACTGGTGCAGATGGGACGGTGCGGCTTTGGAACCAATTTGGGCAGCAGTTGGATAAATTCAACTCTCATCAAGGTGAAGTTTTGAGCGTGAGTTTTAGTCCCAACGGACATAGCCGGGATGGACAGCGCATTGCTACCGCCGGAGACGATGGTACGGTGAAACTTGCGGATTTGTGGGATTTACAGGTGTCGCGATCGGTCTCTCGCGGTCAACAATTACTTCTCAAAGATAGAGAGTTTTGGCGTGTAAGTTTTAGCCCCAATGGAAAGCACATTGCCACAGCTTACTCCAATGGCATGGTGCGACTTTGGAACGAGTCTGGACAGGAGTTAATTTCTGCATTCAAAGCTCATAAAAATTTAGTTTTAAGTGTAAGTTTTAGCCGTGATGGACAGTACCTTGCTACATCAGGAGATAATGGTATCGTGCGAATTTGGAATCAATCCGGGCAGTTATTAACTGAATTCAAAAGCAAGCAGGCACAAGTTAGAAGCATCAGCTTTCACCCTGACGGCAAGCGCATTGCCACCGCCGGAGATGACGGCACAGTGAGACTCTGGAACCAATCTGGAAAACCGCTAGATCTGATTTTTAAAGCACATCAGAGTCGGGTGTGGAGTATATCTTGGTCGCCAGATGGACAGCGCATTGTTACCGCAGGAGATGACAGCACGGTGAAAATTTGGAACCCAAATGGTGAGATTTTGACTCAATTTAATACTGAGCAAGGTGAGGTTAGAAGTATGAGTTTTAGCCCCGATGGACAACGCCTTGCTACGGCTGGATTGGATGGTACAGTTAAATTGTGGGTTAGGTTTGATAAGCCATCGGGTCAACTGCTGCTAGCTCAATTTAAAGCTCAAACGGGAGATATCTTTAGCGTCAGCTTTAGCGCTGATGGAAAGAGTTTAGCTACTGCTGGTTCTGACAGCACTGTAAGAATATGGCGCGTTGAAGAATTAGATGAATTGTTGAATCGGGGGTGCGAGTGGCTAAAAGATTATTTGGCTACTCATCAGGACGTTAGAGAACAACTAAAAGTATGTAAATAG
- a CDS encoding CHAT domain-containing protein: MSLHFSQKMTVHLRKIGFTVLITLLSAGAIPFAANLRVIFSTPLVLAQTPDAREAEADRLLQQGIEQAKTSQFEAALQSWQQALAIYKEIGNQRGEARALLLMGGAYAVLRDLPHAIEFLEQGVTIAHSINDPQLEKLGQQALSQLQGQNNPRKVEADRLLQQGIEQFQTSQFEAALQSWQQALTIYREIKDRKVEGNALGNLGEAYRNLGDYPKAIEYYQQSLAISREIKDRQGEGTLLGNLGNAYYSLGDYPKAIEYQQQSLAILREIKDRLGEGKSLNNLGFTLFKSGNLAAAETTLNNAIEVYESLRGGLNDAQKVSIFEDQSRSYRTLQQVLIAQNKTDTALEIAERGRARAFVELLAKKLTSNPQETLPTASLKPTITQLKKIAQQQKSTLVQYSIIYDDFQIQGKQQWKQSELYIWVIKPTGEVTFRRSDLKPLWQKQNTTLADLVTTSRESIGVRGRGLFVSARVEGVNQTEKLQQLHQLLIQPIADLLPTDPNARVTFVPQDELFLVPFVALLDAQGKYLIEKHTILTAPSIQVLDLTHQQRQLVSGKDILIVGNPNMPSIAPKFGETPQKLPSLPGSEAEAKTIAQLFNTQALTGNDATKLAILQLLPKARIIHLATHGLLDDFTGLGIPGAVALAPSGNDNGLLTSSEILDLKLHAELVVLSACDTGRGKLTGDGVIGLSRSLISAGVPSVIVSLWSVPDAPTAALMAEFYQNLQKMPDKAQALRQAMLKVMKSNPEPKNWAAFTLIGEAE, from the coding sequence ATGTCGCTGCACTTTTCCCAGAAAATGACCGTGCATCTCCGAAAAATTGGCTTTACTGTACTGATTACGCTGCTGAGTGCTGGTGCAATACCTTTTGCTGCTAATTTAAGGGTAATATTCTCTACGCCGCTGGTGTTGGCGCAAACGCCTGATGCACGCGAAGCAGAAGCAGATAGACTGTTGCAACAAGGAATTGAGCAAGCAAAGACCAGTCAATTTGAAGCAGCATTGCAGTCTTGGCAACAAGCGCTTGCTATTTATAAGGAAATTGGCAATCAAAGGGGAGAAGCCAGAGCGTTACTATTAATGGGAGGTGCTTACGCTGTTTTAAGAGATTTACCTCACGCTATTGAGTTCTTAGAACAGGGTGTAACTATCGCACACTCAATCAATGACCCCCAGCTAGAGAAATTAGGTCAGCAAGCTTTATCACAACTTCAAGGTCAAAATAATCCCCGGAAAGTAGAAGCAGATAGATTATTGCAACAAGGGATTGAGCAGTTTCAGACCAGTCAATTTGAAGCAGCGTTACAGTCTTGGCAACAAGCACTGACGATTTACAGGGAAATTAAAGACCGAAAAGTGGAGGGAAATGCACTCGGAAATCTGGGAGAAGCTTACCGTAACCTGGGAGACTACCCAAAAGCTATAGAATACTATCAGCAAAGTTTGGCTATTTCACGGGAAATTAAAGACCGCCAAGGAGAGGGAACCTTACTCGGAAATCTGGGAAATGCTTACTATTCCCTGGGAGACTACCCAAAAGCTATAGAATACCAACAGCAAAGTTTGGCCATTTTACGGGAAATCAAAGACCGACTTGGGGAGGGAAAGTCACTCAATAATCTAGGATTTACTCTATTCAAATCTGGCAATCTCGCAGCAGCAGAGACAACCCTCAACAATGCTATTGAAGTATACGAATCACTCCGAGGTGGGTTAAACGATGCCCAAAAAGTATCAATTTTTGAGGACCAATCTCGGTCCTATCGCACTTTACAACAAGTTCTCATTGCCCAGAATAAAACAGATACCGCGCTCGAAATAGCTGAACGAGGTCGCGCTAGAGCATTTGTGGAATTATTAGCCAAAAAATTAACTTCTAATCCTCAAGAAACCTTGCCTACTGCATCTCTTAAACCTACCATTACCCAGCTTAAAAAAATTGCCCAACAGCAAAAATCTACCTTAGTTCAATATTCGATAATTTATGATGACTTCCAAATCCAAGGTAAACAGCAATGGAAACAATCAGAACTATATATTTGGGTAATCAAACCCACAGGGGAAGTTACCTTTCGCCGCAGCGACCTCAAACCATTATGGCAGAAACAAAATACAACATTAGCAGACCTCGTTACCACCAGTCGGGAATCAATCGGCGTCAGAGGTCGAGGTTTATTTGTATCCGCTAGAGTTGAAGGAGTAAACCAAACAGAAAAATTACAACAACTACATCAATTACTCATCCAACCAATTGCTGATTTACTACCTACAGATCCTAACGCCCGTGTTACTTTCGTTCCTCAAGACGAATTATTCCTAGTTCCCTTTGTTGCACTCCTTGACGCGCAAGGCAAATATCTAATCGAAAAACATACAATTCTGACTGCACCATCAATTCAAGTATTAGATTTAACTCATCAACAACGACAATTAGTTTCAGGTAAAGATATCTTAATTGTCGGTAATCCCAATATGCCTAGTATTGCACCTAAATTTGGAGAAACACCGCAAAAATTACCCAGTTTACCCGGTTCAGAAGCCGAAGCAAAAACGATTGCTCAATTATTCAATACGCAAGCGCTTACAGGTAATGATGCTACCAAATTAGCGATATTACAGTTATTACCAAAAGCCAGGATTATTCATTTAGCAACGCACGGATTACTGGATGATTTTACAGGTCTAGGCATACCCGGTGCAGTAGCACTTGCACCATCAGGAAATGATAATGGTTTACTGACTTCTAGCGAAATTTTGGATTTGAAATTACACGCCGAATTAGTAGTTTTAAGTGCTTGCGATACTGGACGTGGAAAACTAACTGGTGATGGCGTAATTGGATTATCACGTAGTTTAATTAGTGCGGGCGTACCCAGTGTAATTGTATCGCTTTGGTCGGTGCCAGATGCCCCAACAGCAGCGTTGATGGCTGAATTTTATCAAAATCTTCAAAAAATGCCTGATAAGGCGCAGGCATTGCGGCAGGCGATGTTGAAGGTGATGAAAAGTAATCCTGAACCGAAAAATTGGGCAGCTTTTACTCTGATTGGAGAAGCTGAGTGA
- a CDS encoding DUF433 domain-containing protein, whose translation MKFTRITVNPKKMGGVPCLRDLRIPVATVVGMFAEGMRDNEILEAFPDLEIEDIQEALHYAAQAVRERELPLLSA comes from the coding sequence ATGAAATTCACAAGAATTACAGTCAATCCGAAAAAAATGGGGGGAGTTCCTTGCCTTCGTGACTTACGGATTCCTGTTGCTACTGTTGTTGGGATGTTTGCCGAAGGAATGAGGGATAATGAAATTTTAGAGGCATTTCCTGACTTGGAAATAGAGGATATTCAGGAAGCTTTACATTATGCTGCTCAAGCAGTTCGAGAAAGAGAATTACCCTTATTAAGTGCATGA
- a CDS encoding AAA-like domain-containing protein gives MFSRQFLIQMAHDRELSPEQEEVFLLRFAEEMEYEEIALKLETSEGACLKRMGQVYNKFGIDGFTRGKENRLRIYLHNQAQRPREEEERRGKYGDAVMPSPLSEISNTQTQNAIFISYRPQEPDLHLAEQLSEALKASSQQVFMAQETIRLGENWPQRIDIELKQCDYFLLLLSPQSAFSDMLISEVQRVKELRSIHNKPAILAIRVDFPLNSPLSYDLRSHLHDVPQIQWRGEADTAAVVQEILSFVKDGRKNIQSDAQGPIDRTDLSLTPIALTIPVTSESLDGRPLPVAAPEVPEGQVDLASSFYIDRPPIESRCYEMILQPGALIRIKAPRQMGKTSLMARILNHAENSGCKTVSLSFHLAERSIFSNLDRFLKWFCACVGLELQLPNKLADYWDDIFGSKVNCKAYFEKYLLAEIDQPLVLGLDEVDRVFEHPEIADDFFGLLRTWHEESKKRDIWKKLRLVVVHSTEVYIPLDINQSPFNVGLPIELPEFSSHQVQELAQRYGLNWNASQVEQLMNTVGGHPYLQRFALYHIARQDITLEELLQTAPTEAGLYSDHLRRHLWNLQQRPELAQAMLEVVATSNPVRLEAEVAFKLHSMGLVHLQGNNVKPRCDLYRRYFRERLGSS, from the coding sequence ATGTTCTCGCGTCAATTCCTAATTCAGATGGCGCACGATCGCGAACTTTCTCCAGAACAGGAGGAAGTGTTCTTGCTGCGCTTTGCAGAGGAGATGGAATACGAAGAAATCGCCTTGAAACTGGAAACTTCCGAAGGTGCCTGCCTCAAACGCATGGGCCAAGTCTATAACAAGTTTGGCATCGACGGTTTTACCAGAGGCAAAGAGAACCGTCTCCGCATTTACCTGCACAATCAGGCGCAGCGGCCTAGAGAAGAAGAGGAAAGAAGAGGAAAATATGGAGACGCGGTGATGCCGTCGCCCTTATCTGAAATTTCCAATACCCAGACCCAAAATGCGATCTTTATCTCCTACCGCCCCCAAGAACCAGACCTCCACCTTGCCGAACAGCTCTCAGAAGCCCTGAAAGCGTCTAGTCAGCAAGTATTCATGGCACAGGAAACCATCCGGCTGGGAGAAAATTGGCCCCAACGCATCGACATCGAATTAAAGCAGTGCGATTACTTCCTGCTGCTGCTATCTCCTCAATCCGCCTTCAGCGATATGCTGATCTCGGAAGTACAGCGCGTCAAAGAGTTGCGTTCTATCCACAACAAACCAGCAATTTTAGCCATTCGCGTCGATTTTCCCCTCAACTCGCCGCTAAGCTACGACCTTCGCAGCCATTTACACGACGTTCCCCAAATTCAGTGGCGAGGAGAAGCCGACACAGCCGCCGTTGTGCAAGAAATCCTCAGCTTTGTCAAAGATGGGCGTAAGAATATACAATCTGATGCCCAAGGGCCGATCGATCGAACAGATCTCAGTCTTACCCCGATCGCATTAACCATACCCGTAACATCGGAAAGCTTGGACGGTCGTCCATTACCAGTAGCAGCGCCGGAAGTACCGGAGGGTCAAGTGGACTTAGCCTCCTCCTTTTATATAGACCGACCTCCGATTGAATCTCGCTGTTACGAAATGATTTTGCAACCGGGTGCGCTGATTCGCATCAAAGCACCCCGACAAATGGGCAAAACTTCCTTAATGGCTAGGATTCTCAATCACGCAGAAAATTCCGGCTGTAAAACAGTAAGTTTGAGCTTTCACCTAGCAGAGCGATCGATCTTCAGCAACCTGGATCGATTCTTAAAGTGGTTCTGCGCTTGTGTTGGTTTAGAATTGCAGCTGCCTAATAAACTAGCGGACTATTGGGATGATATTTTTGGCAGCAAAGTTAACTGCAAAGCCTACTTTGAAAAATACTTGCTCGCCGAAATAGATCAGCCCCTCGTCTTGGGATTGGATGAAGTCGATCGCGTTTTTGAACACCCAGAAATTGCCGACGACTTTTTCGGACTTCTCCGAACTTGGCACGAAGAATCGAAAAAGCGCGACATTTGGAAAAAACTTCGCTTGGTAGTCGTACATTCCACAGAAGTTTATATTCCCCTCGACATCAATCAATCACCTTTCAACGTAGGATTGCCAATTGAATTGCCAGAATTTAGCAGCCATCAAGTGCAGGAATTGGCGCAGCGGTACGGATTGAATTGGAACGCCTCCCAGGTAGAACAACTGATGAACACGGTGGGAGGACACCCATATTTACAGCGGTTTGCTCTCTATCACATTGCTCGCCAAGACATCACCCTTGAAGAACTGCTCCAAACAGCACCTACAGAAGCGGGACTTTATAGCGATCATCTGCGACGCCACTTGTGGAATCTTCAACAGCGCCCAGAATTAGCGCAAGCGATGCTCGAAGTTGTTGCTACATCTAACCCAGTGCGACTAGAAGCAGAAGTGGCGTTTAAATTGCACAGTATGGGGTTGGTACATCTGCAAGGTAATAATGTGAAACCGCGCTGCGATTTATATCGTCGATATTTTAGAGAACGATTGGGAAGCAGTTGA
- a CDS encoding VOC family protein yields MLSHPQSLNAALIPGTLRRVHHIALNVKDMQVSRHFYGNILGLHELTGDEVPKTLVDLVAAGKVANFVTPDGTVIDLFWEPDLSPPDPDPSRAFTRANHLAFDIDPQLFDTALEVLKLHQIRIDHGPVTRPTGRGIYFYDPDGFLIEIRCDPN; encoded by the coding sequence ATGCTGTCTCACCCCCAATCCCTTAACGCTGCACTTATCCCAGGTACTCTGCGTCGCGTTCACCATATCGCCTTGAACGTTAAAGATATGCAGGTTTCTCGCCATTTCTACGGAAATATCCTGGGTTTGCACGAATTGACAGGCGATGAGGTTCCCAAAACGCTGGTTGACTTGGTAGCTGCTGGGAAAGTTGCCAACTTCGTTACTCCCGATGGTACAGTGATCGATTTGTTTTGGGAACCGGATCTCTCACCGCCAGATCCAGACCCCAGTCGCGCTTTTACTCGCGCCAATCATTTAGCCTTTGATATCGATCCGCAGTTGTTCGATACCGCGCTTGAAGTGCTGAAACTGCATCAAATACGCATAGATCATGGCCCGGTTACTCGTCCTACCGGACGCGGAATCTATTTTTACGATCCTGATGGTTTTTTGATAGAGATACGCTGCGATCCTAATTAA